The following are from one region of the Magallana gigas chromosome 4, xbMagGiga1.1, whole genome shotgun sequence genome:
- the LOC105336947 gene encoding uncharacterized protein, translating to MARIEECDFPYLFSPESGRCKHYSVVSCGQRFEPKTHCEYDKYLCQHAHCPPCFLRHPSCHGLPEGLNPWPGKEGTPFFLVCRDGRVRYSGQCPDTPTSHQMFDPYKNVCVEKYHHDNSD from the exons ATGGCTCGCATAGAGGAATGTGATTTTCCGTACTTATTCAGTCCGGAGTCCGGTCGATGCAAGCATTACAGCGTTGTCAGCTGTGGGCAGCGATTCGAACCAAAGACTCACT gtGAATATGACAAGTACCTCTGTCAACACGCCCATTGTCCGCCATGTTTTCTGCGGCATCCAAGTTGCCATGGACTTCCCGAGGGTTTGAACCCCTGGCCCGGGAAGGAGGGCACCCCGTTTTTCCTGGTCTGTCGGGACGGTCGCGTGCGATATAGCGGACAGTGTCCGGACACGCCCACCTCCCATCAGATGTTTGACCCATATAAAAACGTGTGTGTAGAGAAGTATCACCACGACAACAGTGACTGA